The sequence GCCAGTTGCACGTCTCGGTGTTCGACAACGGCCGAGGCGGCGCGGCGATCGCGACGAACGAGGACGCAACCGGCCTGCGCGGGCTCGAGGAGCGGGTGCGGGCAGCCGGCGGCAGCTTCTCCGTCGCCAGCCCCGCGACCGGTCCCACCATCGTGACGGCGGTTCTGCCATGCGCATCGTGATCGCCGAAGACTCCGCGCTGCTGCGCGCGGGCATCGAGCGCATCCTCACCGATGCCGGCCACGACGTCATCGCCGGTGTGCCCGACGCGACCAATCTTCTTCGGCTGGTCAACGACAGCAGGCCGGATCTGGCTATCGTGGACGTGCGGATGCCGCCGATATTCACCGACGAAGGCATCCGCGCCGCCGCGCTGTTGCGCAGCCAGAACCCCGAATCCCCGGTGTTGGTGCTCTCGCACTACGTCGAGGAGCGCTATGCCGCTGACTTGATCGCTTCCGACACAAAGGGATTCGGCTATCTGCTGAAGGATCGCGTGGCCGACGTGCCCGCCTTCCTCGACGCGGTCGCCGTCGTCGGCGGCGGTGGCACCGTCCTCGATCCCGAGGTGGTGTCACAGATCCTGGTGCGTTCCCATCGACGGGCGGTACTCGACCAGCTCACGCCACGCGAACACGAGGTGCTGCAGCTGATGGCGGAGGGTAAGACCAACTCCGCGATCGCCGCTGCCCTGCACATGTCGACGGGCTCCGCTGAGAAACACATCGCCTCGATTTTCACCAAGTTGGATCTCGCCCCCGACGAAAGCGAGAACCGCCGAGTGCTCGCGGTTCTGCGCTACCTCGAATCCTGATCCAGCAGAAAGGTTTTCACCGTGACGACCATCGCTCCTCCTCCTGCGCCGCCGGTCACCCCACAGCCCGCGTCACCGCCGCCGCTTTCCGCAGGCGGGCGCACGGCGATCAGGGTGCTGCTCATCGGCGCCGCCGCCGTGCTCGTGCTGGGCAGTCTCGGCACTCTTTCAGTCGCGGCGCTGGGGCTGTCGACGTTCCGTGTGATCACCGACAGCAAGAGTCTGCCGTCGGCGATGCGCTCGTTGGTCATCGACACAGGCCGGCTGCCGATGGCGGTCCGCATCACGACCGACCGTGCTGCCACTGAACCCCGCGCCGATATGCGCATGATCAATTCGACACGGGCGGGAGAACATCCGCTCACCGTGACCGCTGACGGTGCAGACACCCGCATCGCCATCAGCGGCGAGCCCTCACCGTTCCTGCAGTGGGGGCGGGCCGGCGAGATCAAGGTGGTGCTCCCGCCCGAGCTTGCGCGCAGGCTCGCTGTCACCAGCCGCCAGGAGAACGGGGTGCTGATGGCCCAGGCCGACATCGACCAGTTGACCGCGCATACGGAGAACGGGGCGATACTGCTCAGCGGGTCGGCCCGCCGTGTCGAGGCGCACACCGACAACGGCGACGTGATCACGCGGTCCGCGATCGCGGTCACCGATTCGTTCAGCGCGACGACCGACAACGGCGACGTGGAAGTGGACTTCACGGATGCCGCGCCGCGGACAGTGGAGGCGACCTCCGACAACGGCGACATTCGGATCGGGCTGCCGCCGCGCGGGCCCTACCTGGTCAACGCCAACACCGGGAACGAGCGGGGTTCGACGGTCGTGCGGGTTCCTCGAACGACGAACAGCGAAGCCGCGGCCGCGGTGATCACGGCGCGAACGGGAAACGGCGACATCGTCGTCGACGATCTCCGCTAGGTGATTTCGGCGCGTTACCCGCTAGGTGAGCGATCCCATGAGCTCGGCCACCGAACCGGTCCGGATCGATTTGAAGCCGGTTCCGGCCCACACGTTGGTGGCGTGCGGATCACCTGCGCGCACCGACCCGGCGCGCAACGGCCCGGTGAGGTAGTGGATCTCTGGATAGCCGAACGGCGCCTGTGCTTCGTGGTCATCGATGAAGCGGTTGCGGAGCCCGCGGGCGTAGCGGCCGGAGAAGGATCTGGTCACAGCGGTTTCGGTGAATTGCGAATCCTGCAGAGCCTTGCGATGCACCCGGCTGCTACCTGCCTCCTCGGCGAGCAGGAAGGCGGTACCCAGTTGCGCGGCGACCGCACCTGCGTCGATGACCGCGCTGACGTCCTCGGCGCTAATCAGGCCACCGGCTGCGATGACGGGCCCGCCGAACCGCCCGATGACGGCGGCGAGCAGGTCGTTCAACGGCTGCGGATTCGGTTCGGCCACCGGGTCGAAGGTGCCGCGGTGCCCGCCCGCTGCCGGGCCCTGCACCGCGATCGCATCCACCCCGCAGTCGATCGCGGCCTCCGCTTCACCGACTGACGTCACGGTGCCGACCGTGGCGATGCCCGCCTCACGCAGGCGCCTGCATTCCTCGCCGCTCGGCAGCCCGAACGTGAACGAGGCCACCTCGGGCCGAAGGTCGAGCAGCACCTCCACCTTGGCCGCCCAGTCGTCGTCGGTGTACACCGGATCGCCCAGCGTGACCCCGTATCGCTCGGCATCCGGTGCCAGCGCCGCGGCGTACGCTTCGATCGCTTCAGACGTGGCCGCGCTGGGTTGCGGCACGAACAGGTTGATTCCGAGCGGTCCCGTCGTCAGATCGCGCGCGGCGACGACCCGTTCTGCGAGCGCATCGGCGCTCAGGTAGCCGGCCGCGACGAAGCCGAGTCCTCCAGCGTTGCCAGCGGCGGCGGCCAGTTCGGGCGTCGACGGGCCGCCCGCCATCGGTGCGACGATCACCGGGACCGCAAGGTCCCGAGTGTCAAAGCGGTTCGACATCATCGCCTCCGATCATTCGAGGGATCATTCGTATCACGCCGAACTGCCGCCGGTCAGGAGACGACCGCCTGGCCGAACTGCAGGACATCTTGCGGTTCTCTGCCCAGATTCGGAAACACGGTATGCCGCACCAACCTTCCCTCCAACGACAATCCCGCCCGTGACAGCACCCGCGCCGACCGCGTGTTGTCGACATGGCAAATCGCTGATAGCCGGCGCACCATCGGATCGCTCGTCATTTCGGCGAGCAGCAGGTCTACCACCTCGGCGATCAGCCGCTGCCCCCCACCGGCGGGCCAGTACATAGCCGAACTCCGGCGCGTCTCCTCGACGTCGGGATGCAGAGTCCAGGTGACGTAGCGCGTGACCTCGGGGTCCGAGGCGACGGAGGCGAACAATTCCTCGGCGTCGTCTAGCCGCGGCGCGCGCAGTGTCACTCGCGGTCCCTCCATGACTCCGACGTCGAAAATGACGCCGATCTTCCATGAGGCCGTGGATCGAACGAAAGTGGTTTACTGGCAATACATGAGCGTCAAGTTGAACCACACCATCGTCGCCGCGAAGAACAAGAAGCAGTCGGCGACCTTTCTCACCGAGCTGTTCGACCTTCCCGATGCGCAGCCCTTCGGCCACTTTCTCGTGGTGAACGTCGCCAACGACGTCAGCCTCGACTACGCCGAGGTGTCCGACGGCGAGGAGATCCGCCCACAGCATTACGCGTTCCTGGTGTCGGAGGACGAGTTCGACTCGATCTACCGCAAGATCAGCCGCCGCGGCATCGAGCACTGGGCCGACCCACGAGGGAGCAGACCCGGCGAGATCAACCACAACGACGGCGGCCGCGGCGTCTACTTCCGGGACCCTGCAGGCCACTACCTGGAGATCATCACCCGCCCGTACGGGTCGGGCGGCTGAGCCTGGACTCGAGGACAACAACCCCCTCGCCCCGTAGCCGTTCCAGCATGTGTGGCCGACTGCCCAGGACGGATACCAGCTCCGCGGCGCGACCTTCCACGACGGGTCCGTGCTCGCCATGACGCCAGGCGGCATCTGTCGTTCGTAACCGCAGACCCCTCGCGTTACCAAAGGCCGGTACGAACGGATTGGGCACACTCACTTGGGTATTGAGAACCGCGATAAGGGCGTCGTGCGCGATGTCGGGATTCCGGCCCAGCGCGAAGATGATATCGAGCTCGTGAGTGACGTGATCGCCGAGAAACAACCGCGACGGAAAGTAGCGGCCGAGACCCCTTGGGCGTCGGCTCAGCCGCTCGAAATCATCGAGCAGGTCGGCCGCCGACCGGCGAGCGGCCATCGCTATCGCCATCTCGGCGTTCGCATTGTCGAATATGCCTCGATGGTGCACAAGGGCGGCGGCCATGTTTCCCGGCGCTGCGCTCAGACCGACCACCAGATGAGCGAGCACCTCCTGGTTGGTCCAGGCGTCACACAGGCTCGGACGGGTCCAGTCGTCGGCGCTGAGAACGCGCGCGTGCGCGCAGAACCTCTCGTCGTTGTATCGAAGCAGCTCACGCACCGACATCGAGATGCTCCCGCAGGAAGGCGGTCTGATCGGCGAGGACCTGCTCGACCAGCGGCGGATGATAGATCTCGAAATGGTCGGAGTCGTAGTGACGCGCGATGCCGCGGGGTGCCCTGCGCGCCGTCTCCTCAACGTATTTCGGGTCGATGAGCGTCTCACGGTCGCAGACGCAGACCAGTAGCGGCGCGGTGATCGTGGCCGCGTGCCGCAGCGCTGACGCGACGACGAGACCGAGGACGTCGGCGGCGGCAACCCTGTTCTCGAAGTGACCGCCGGCAGGCACAGTCGAATTCCAGCCCTGCTGGGCGCCGGCGATCGTCACCATCGCCGTACTTCCCGGCGGCCCGACTATCGGCACATACCAACGGCCCCGACGCGCCAGGGCCCGTGCCGCGTCAACGGCGATGTGCGGTGTGAGGCGCAGCGCGGGTGCAACGCCGAGCCTGCGTACGGCCGCGGGCCCGTGGACCATCGGACATTGGACGATCGCAGCCGCGACATCGTCGCGCTTCGCCGCGACGCGCAGCACGCTCATCCCACCGAGACTGGTTCCCCACAGGGCTACGCGTGCTTTGTCGATCACCGGGTGAGCTCCGATGAAATCCAGCGCGGCGTCCACATCGTCACGTTGAGCCCGCAACGAAATATGTTGGCGTGGTCTGCCATCCGACTCGCCGGTGTTGCGGTAGTCGAACGCCAGCGTCGCAATGCCGGATGCGGCGAAGCGCTGCTCGTACTGCGCGAGCATCATCTCATGTGTTGCTCCGAAACCGTGCACGAGCACGACGGCCGAGTGCGGTGCGTCGCCCGGCGGCAACGTCAGCCAGGCGGCGCATCTGGTGCCGCTGGACGAAAAATCGACGCGTTGGGTGGGAATGGTGGCAGGCATGTCGAACTCCTTATAAGTACGGTGTACGTATCGCTTACACTCCTTCACGTACGCTGTACTTGTCAAGAGGAGCGAGATGCGGGCACGATTCACCACCGATGAGATCGCCGCTGCGGCGCTACGGATCGTCGACACCTCGGGAGTGGCGGCACTGAGCATGCGGTCGCTGGCGGCGACGCTCGGAACAGGGCCGATGACGCTCTACAACTACGTCGCGGACAAGGAGGGCCTCGAAGAACTCGTCGTTGCAGCGATCGTTGCCGAGGTGAGCCTGCCTGCGGCGACAGCCGATTGGCAGCACGACGCGCACGCCGTCGCCACCGCGATGTGGCGGGGCATCCGCGCCCATCCGGCGGCGATTCCCCTGGTGTTGACGCGCCGAATGGCCTCATCGACCGGCTTCGGGGCGGCCGACGCGCTCATCTCGGCGTTGGACAGGGCCGACCTGGCCGATCAAGATCGCCTGGCGGCATTCCACTCACTGCTGGCCCTGGTGACCGGCTCGGCGCAGGCCGATCTCGCGGGACCGTTGGTCGCTGCCCGCATCGGGTCGGTGGCGGGCGCGGACTACCCCAATGTGGAGGCGTTGTC is a genomic window of Mycobacterium sp. ITM-2016-00318 containing:
- a CDS encoding response regulator transcription factor, yielding MRIVIAEDSALLRAGIERILTDAGHDVIAGVPDATNLLRLVNDSRPDLAIVDVRMPPIFTDEGIRAAALLRSQNPESPVLVLSHYVEERYAADLIASDTKGFGYLLKDRVADVPAFLDAVAVVGGGGTVLDPEVVSQILVRSHRRAVLDQLTPREHEVLQLMAEGKTNSAIAAALHMSTGSAEKHIASIFTKLDLAPDESENRRVLAVLRYLES
- a CDS encoding DUF4097 family beta strand repeat-containing protein, with protein sequence MTTIAPPPAPPVTPQPASPPPLSAGGRTAIRVLLIGAAAVLVLGSLGTLSVAALGLSTFRVITDSKSLPSAMRSLVIDTGRLPMAVRITTDRAATEPRADMRMINSTRAGEHPLTVTADGADTRIAISGEPSPFLQWGRAGEIKVVLPPELARRLAVTSRQENGVLMAQADIDQLTAHTENGAILLSGSARRVEAHTDNGDVITRSAIAVTDSFSATTDNGDVEVDFTDAAPRTVEATSDNGDIRIGLPPRGPYLVNANTGNERGSTVVRVPRTTNSEAAAAVITARTGNGDIVVDDLR
- a CDS encoding nitronate monooxygenase, with amino-acid sequence MSNRFDTRDLAVPVIVAPMAGGPSTPELAAAAGNAGGLGFVAAGYLSADALAERVVAARDLTTGPLGINLFVPQPSAATSEAIEAYAAALAPDAERYGVTLGDPVYTDDDWAAKVEVLLDLRPEVASFTFGLPSGEECRRLREAGIATVGTVTSVGEAEAAIDCGVDAIAVQGPAAGGHRGTFDPVAEPNPQPLNDLLAAVIGRFGGPVIAAGGLISAEDVSAVIDAGAVAAQLGTAFLLAEEAGSSRVHRKALQDSQFTETAVTRSFSGRYARGLRNRFIDDHEAQAPFGYPEIHYLTGPLRAGSVRAGDPHATNVWAGTGFKSIRTGSVAELMGSLT
- a CDS encoding GNAT family N-acetyltransferase encodes the protein MTLRAPRLDDAEELFASVASDPEVTRYVTWTLHPDVEETRRSSAMYWPAGGGQRLIAEVVDLLLAEMTSDPMVRRLSAICHVDNTRSARVLSRAGLSLEGRLVRHTVFPNLGREPQDVLQFGQAVVS
- a CDS encoding VOC family protein, coding for MSVKLNHTIVAAKNKKQSATFLTELFDLPDAQPFGHFLVVNVANDVSLDYAEVSDGEEIRPQHYAFLVSEDEFDSIYRKISRRGIEHWADPRGSRPGEINHNDGGRGVYFRDPAGHYLEIITRPYGSGG
- a CDS encoding maleylpyruvate isomerase family mycothiol-dependent enzyme; the encoded protein is MSVRELLRYNDERFCAHARVLSADDWTRPSLCDAWTNQEVLAHLVVGLSAAPGNMAAALVHHRGIFDNANAEMAIAMAARRSAADLLDDFERLSRRPRGLGRYFPSRLFLGDHVTHELDIIFALGRNPDIAHDALIAVLNTQVSVPNPFVPAFGNARGLRLRTTDAAWRHGEHGPVVEGRAAELVSVLGSRPHMLERLRGEGVVVLESRLSRPTRTGG
- a CDS encoding alpha/beta hydrolase; this translates as MLSAATPEVSTIRSAAAAISSVVNRARISLLLTSTAYVKECKRYVHRTYKEFDMPATIPTQRVDFSSSGTRCAAWLTLPPGDAPHSAVVLVHGFGATHEMMLAQYEQRFAASGIATLAFDYRNTGESDGRPRQHISLRAQRDDVDAALDFIGAHPVIDKARVALWGTSLGGMSVLRVAAKRDDVAAAIVQCPMVHGPAAVRRLGVAPALRLTPHIAVDAARALARRGRWYVPIVGPPGSTAMVTIAGAQQGWNSTVPAGGHFENRVAAADVLGLVVASALRHAATITAPLLVCVCDRETLIDPKYVEETARRAPRGIARHYDSDHFEIYHPPLVEQVLADQTAFLREHLDVGA
- a CDS encoding TetR/AcrR family transcriptional regulator; this translates as MRARFTTDEIAAAALRIVDTSGVAALSMRSLAATLGTGPMTLYNYVADKEGLEELVVAAIVAEVSLPAATADWQHDAHAVATAMWRGIRAHPAAIPLVLTRRMASSTGFGAADALISALDRADLADQDRLAAFHSLLALVTGSAQADLAGPLVAARIGSVAGADYPNVEALSKVAVESTAEDDFDRGLRMLLDGIASRRRTRRRG